A section of the Anabaena cylindrica PCC 7122 genome encodes:
- a CDS encoding AAA family ATPase, translating into MTTKSPVPRLDLAPKLRRPLSLWNPLDYLLLLYWVFFFPQALRWYVDTFGGGYIPLKINLSKGLDILVQNFVQRQLLLQGVVLTIITPILISLFLQELGLRVDWSGVAFGVAVAVTFSVAIAVAFGVAERVVVAVAGSVAFGVAFGVVGGVVGGVAVAVAFVAAFVVAGFVAFGLAEDVEGSAWGCVAFGMVRGVAFGVVIGVAFGMVRGVAFGVAFGVAVAVAGGVATLHPEHWLFGLPFYLYYLRNGSFLLPKITILPLPNLDSRLKKWLLHDWDNGIHNVNQLLAYTMQFIPVVKAVNEVLNTKPPEQIIWSISQLSETTYDWKLIHFASAALNEELKSRAIDGLFFLPSSWKTRLQNNLNTDTRIDTPSRAVAAGFWYLHKKRPFKAEQAFAVVRSLLYGEEMYILALTLAAFKGAQELKSIANLQISTFPTSGLLRPHTWQTLDRFVKVIEDIKIINLSVSRVSRSSALNRALGELTTILNTANTLPKAEQELIIDIARNWQQQLLQIAGEVGEVVLNKPVNNPYVIGDPVMGNLFIGREDIIRQLEELWLRGIQLQSVVIYGHRRMGKTSILLNAANSLDANIKVVYVNLLKLGDVTQGVGEVLMAISDEISQVVNIEPPHDDDLLKLPERTFNRYFEKVITNLSSGLVIAIDEFEKIEDLIKAGKISPDFMGFLRSLVQANSQIAFAFAGLHTLDEMTADYFQPFFASVLPIRVGFLSRGATGQILANPAIEDFLLDYTPEALDKIYDLTHGQPYLVQLVGFHLVRLYNDFVFEQGKPRESVFTLEDVETIVNKPEFFQRGSNYFNGVWGQSGENNDNTQQVILSHLAKHSRGLTLNELIELTGIDETDLQNALEVLKRHDVIVENQGRWRIIVELFRRWVVNM; encoded by the coding sequence ATGACCACAAAATCTCCCGTACCTCGTTTAGATTTAGCGCCTAAATTACGTCGTCCTCTGTCTTTATGGAATCCTTTAGATTATCTGCTGTTGCTGTATTGGGTGTTTTTCTTTCCCCAGGCTTTGCGGTGGTATGTTGATACTTTTGGCGGGGGTTATATTCCTCTAAAAATTAATTTGAGTAAAGGACTAGATATATTAGTCCAAAATTTTGTTCAGCGTCAATTGCTATTACAAGGTGTGGTTTTAACAATTATTACACCCATATTGATTTCTTTATTTCTGCAAGAATTAGGCTTGCGTGTTGACTGGTCTGGTGTGGCGTTCGGTGTGGCGGTAGCTGTGACGTTCAGTGTGGCGATAGCTGTGGCGTTCGGTGTGGCGGAAAGAGTGGTAGTAGCTGTGGCAGGAAGTGTGGCGTTCGGTGTGGCGTTCGGTGTGGTGGGAGGTGTGGTGGGAGGTGTAGCGGTAGCTGTGGCATTTGTTGCGGCATTTGTTGTGGCGGGATTTGTGGCGTTCGGTCTGGCAGAAGATGTGGAGGGAAGTGCGTGGGGATGTGTGGCGTTCGGTATGGTAAGAGGTGTGGCGTTCGGTGTGGTGATAGGTGTGGCGTTCGGTATGGTAAGAGGTGTGGCGTTCGGTGTGGCGTTCGGTGTGGCAGTAGCTGTGGCGGGGGGTGTGGCGACTTTACATCCAGAACACTGGTTATTTGGTTTACCTTTTTACCTGTACTATCTCAGGAATGGGAGTTTTTTACTACCCAAAATTACTATTCTCCCTTTACCTAATTTAGATTCTCGCTTAAAAAAATGGTTATTACATGATTGGGACAATGGCATACATAATGTTAATCAACTATTGGCATATACTATGCAATTTATTCCTGTCGTTAAAGCGGTGAATGAGGTACTGAACACAAAACCACCAGAACAAATAATTTGGTCAATTTCTCAGTTATCTGAAACTACCTATGATTGGAAATTAATACATTTTGCATCTGCCGCTTTAAATGAAGAACTCAAATCAAGAGCGATAGACGGTTTATTTTTCTTACCTTCATCTTGGAAAACAAGATTACAGAATAATTTGAATACAGATACCCGAATAGATACTCCTTCCCGTGCTGTTGCGGCTGGCTTTTGGTATCTTCATAAAAAACGACCATTTAAGGCAGAACAAGCTTTTGCTGTTGTTCGTTCTCTTCTATATGGGGAAGAAATGTATATCCTTGCTCTAACTCTAGCAGCATTTAAAGGCGCTCAGGAATTAAAATCTATTGCTAATCTACAAATATCTACATTCCCCACATCAGGTTTATTACGTCCTCACACTTGGCAAACATTAGATAGATTTGTCAAAGTAATTGAAGATATAAAAATCATTAACCTTAGTGTCTCCCGTGTATCTCGTTCTTCCGCTTTAAATCGTGCATTAGGTGAACTGACAACTATTTTAAATACAGCCAATACCTTACCTAAAGCAGAACAAGAATTAATTATAGATATTGCCAGAAATTGGCAACAACAACTATTACAAATTGCTGGAGAAGTTGGGGAAGTTGTTCTTAATAAACCTGTAAATAATCCTTATGTTATCGGCGACCCTGTAATGGGTAATTTATTTATTGGTAGAGAAGATATTATCAGACAATTAGAGGAACTTTGGCTTAGAGGTATTCAACTCCAATCTGTAGTAATTTATGGACATAGACGCATGGGGAAAACTTCGATTTTACTCAATGCTGCTAACTCTTTAGATGCAAATATTAAAGTTGTTTATGTGAATTTACTAAAATTAGGAGATGTCACCCAAGGAGTAGGTGAAGTATTAATGGCCATTAGTGATGAAATTTCCCAAGTTGTGAATATTGAACCTCCCCATGATGATGATTTATTAAAACTTCCCGAACGGACTTTTAACCGCTATTTTGAAAAAGTAATTACAAATTTATCTAGTGGGTTAGTTATTGCTATAGATGAATTTGAGAAAATAGAAGATTTAATTAAAGCCGGAAAAATTAGCCCAGATTTTATGGGTTTCTTGCGTAGTTTAGTACAAGCAAATTCTCAAATTGCTTTTGCTTTTGCTGGTTTGCATACCTTAGATGAAATGACAGCAGATTATTTTCAACCTTTTTTTGCTAGTGTTCTGCCTATTCGTGTCGGTTTTTTAAGTCGTGGTGCAACCGGTCAAATTCTTGCTAACCCAGCTATTGAAGATTTTTTATTAGACTACACACCAGAAGCACTAGATAAAATTTATGATTTAACTCATGGTCAACCTTATTTAGTGCAGTTGGTAGGTTTTCATTTAGTCCGACTCTATAATGATTTTGTTTTTGAACAAGGAAAACCCCGCGAATCTGTTTTTACACTGGAAGATGTAGAAACAATTGTCAATAAACCAGAGTTTTTCCAAAGAGGTAGTAATTACTTTAATGGTGTTTGGGGTCAATCTGGGGAAAATAATGATAATACTCAACAAGTAATTTTATCTCATCTGGCAAAACATAGCAGAGGATTAACTCTAAATGAATTAATTGAGTTGACGGGAATAGATGAAACTGATTTACAGAATGCTTTAGAAGTTTTAAAACGTCATGATGTGATTGTAGAAAATCAAGGACGCTGGAGAATAATTGTAGAACTATTTCGGCGTTGGGTTGTTAATATGTGA
- a CDS encoding Uma2 family endonuclease, with protein sequence MIEQLLINSEIDNCDVPDANLLVTEDDTPVDNLASAKQQRLLVGSLYSSLQNQVFLAEANVGVYHTYGEPAIVPDVFVSFDVQTPENWWEKQNRCYLVWKFGKSPEVVIEIVSNREGAELDKKLQIYEKMRVSYYIVYDPHQNLGEETLRIYSIQGRRYIETTNNWLEDIGLGVTLWTGEFEGRNDSWLRWCDQNGNVLLTGDERAKIAEERAQLLAEKLKALGVDPDSI encoded by the coding sequence ATGATTGAGCAACTTCTAATCAATAGTGAAATTGATAATTGTGATGTACCAGATGCCAACCTGCTAGTCACTGAAGATGATACACCTGTAGATAATCTTGCATCTGCCAAACAACAACGCCTTTTAGTCGGTTCTCTTTACAGTTCTTTACAAAATCAAGTTTTTTTAGCTGAAGCTAATGTTGGTGTTTATCATACTTATGGTGAACCTGCGATAGTTCCTGATGTATTTGTTAGTTTTGATGTGCAAACTCCTGAAAACTGGTGGGAAAAACAAAATCGTTGTTATCTAGTTTGGAAATTTGGTAAATCACCAGAAGTTGTTATTGAAATTGTATCAAATCGAGAAGGTGCAGAACTAGATAAAAAGTTGCAAATTTATGAAAAAATGCGAGTTTCTTACTATATTGTCTATGACCCACATCAAAATTTAGGAGAAGAGACTCTCAGAATTTATTCTATCCAGGGTAGACGTTATATAGAAACTACAAATAACTGGTTAGAAGATATTGGTTTAGGAGTAACTTTATGGACTGGAGAATTTGAAGGTAGAAATGATTCTTGGTTGCGTTGGTGTGATCAAAATGGTAATGTTTTACTAACTGGTGATGAACGTGCAAAAATAGCAGAAGAACGCGCTCAATTATTGGCAGAAAAGTTAAAGGCTTTGGGTGTAGATCCTGATAGTATTTAA
- a CDS encoding Uma2 family endonuclease: MIEQLLKLNLNTVDFTDEQFYQLCQKNSDLKFERTSNGELIIMPPVGGESGNREANLIIDLGVWNRQTGLGYTFSSSTIFKLPNSGDRSPDAAWIKKERWEALTPEQKRKFPPIAPDFVIELRSATDDLKTLHQKMQEYMDAGVKLGWLINPQQQQVEIYRLGQDVELRNLPTELLGEEILPGFSLSLDCY; this comes from the coding sequence ATGATTGAGCAACTTTTGAAACTAAACTTAAACACAGTTGATTTTACCGATGAACAGTTTTATCAACTATGTCAAAAAAACAGCGATTTAAAATTTGAACGTACATCGAACGGAGAATTAATTATTATGCCCCCAGTGGGAGGAGAAAGCGGTAATAGAGAAGCTAATTTAATTATTGATTTAGGTGTTTGGAATCGTCAAACAGGACTCGGTTATACTTTTAGTTCTTCCACTATATTTAAACTACCAAATAGTGGCGACCGTTCTCCCGATGCAGCTTGGATTAAAAAAGAACGTTGGGAAGCACTTACTCCTGAACAAAAACGCAAATTTCCCCCCATTGCACCAGATTTTGTCATTGAATTAAGGTCAGCAACAGATGATTTAAAAACTCTGCATCAGAAAATGCAAGAATATATGGATGCAGGAGTAAAACTGGGATGGTTGATAAATCCTCAACAGCAACAAGTAGAAATTTATCGTTTAGGACAAGATGTAGAATTGCGAAATTTGCCTACAGAATTATTAGGTGAAGAGATATTACCAGGGTTTAGTTTAAGTTTAGATTGTTATTAA
- a CDS encoding DUF29 family protein: protein MTQELIDLRNSILQGNYADALAIVDELEGMSKKANFRQIKAFLKILLIHLIKNQIEQRLTNFWAASIRNSIREIQEINLKENKKSYYINQDEWENLIEEEVIEDAIADASLEVMNGKYSQFQLSELIDRTALITNALKFLHLTYSHSAKQLPTVIIQNCYQLPGGENWG from the coding sequence ATGACACAGGAATTAATTGATCTAAGAAATAGCATTTTACAAGGAAATTACGCTGATGCTTTGGCGATTGTCGATGAATTAGAGGGAATGAGTAAAAAAGCGAACTTCAGACAAATTAAAGCATTTTTGAAAATTTTACTAATTCATTTAATTAAAAATCAAATAGAACAAAGATTAACAAATTTCTGGGCTGCTTCTATCCGTAACTCAATTAGAGAAATTCAAGAAATCAATCTTAAAGAAAATAAAAAATCTTATTACATCAATCAAGATGAATGGGAAAATTTAATAGAAGAGGAAGTAATTGAAGATGCGATCGCTGATGCTAGTTTAGAAGTAATGAATGGTAAATATAGTCAGTTTCAATTATCTGAGTTAATAGATAGAACAGCATTAATTACAAATGCTTTAAAATTCTTGCACCTCACTTATTCTCATTCAGCGAAACAATTACCAACAGTAATTATACAAAACTGTTATCAGTTACCAGGAGGGGAAAATTGGGGTTAG
- a CDS encoding NADP-dependent isocitrate dehydrogenase codes for MYDKITPPTTGAKITFKNGEPVVPENPIIPFIQGDGTGIDIWPATEKVLDAAVAKAYKGQRKISWFRVYAGDEACDLYGTYQYLPQDTLTAIEEYGVAIKGPLTTPVGGGIRSLNVALRQIFDLYTCVRPCRYYAGTPSPHKTPEKLDVIIYRENTEDIYLGIEWKQGSEIGDRLIKFLNEELIPATPEHGKKQIPLDAGIGIKPISKTGSQRLVRRAIKHALLLPKNKQQVTLVHKGNIMKYTEGAFRDWGYELATSEFRNETVTERESWILGNKEKNANLSLEENARMIDPGFDSLTPEKKAQIVKEVETTLNTIWESHGNGKWKEKIMVNDRIADSIFQQIQTRPDEYSILATMNLNGDYLSDAAAAIVGGLGMGPGANIGDSCAIFEATHGTAPKHAGLDRINPGSVILSGVMMLEFMGWQEAADLVKKGLGDAIANSQVTYDLARLMEPPVEPLKCSEFADAIIKHFG; via the coding sequence ATGTACGACAAGATTACCCCCCCGACAACTGGAGCAAAAATTACCTTCAAAAATGGTGAACCAGTTGTCCCTGAAAATCCTATTATCCCTTTTATTCAAGGTGATGGGACGGGTATAGATATTTGGCCAGCAACCGAAAAAGTGCTTGATGCTGCGGTAGCCAAGGCATACAAAGGCCAACGAAAAATTAGCTGGTTTAGGGTTTATGCTGGTGATGAAGCTTGTGATTTATACGGGACTTACCAGTATTTACCCCAAGATACATTAACAGCTATTGAAGAATATGGCGTTGCTATCAAAGGCCCTTTAACTACTCCGGTAGGTGGGGGGATTCGTTCTTTAAATGTGGCACTACGACAAATTTTTGACCTTTATACTTGCGTGCGTCCTTGCCGATATTACGCTGGTACTCCATCTCCACACAAAACCCCGGAAAAACTGGATGTAATCATATATCGGGAAAATACGGAAGATATTTATTTGGGGATAGAATGGAAGCAGGGCAGTGAAATAGGCGATCGCTTGATCAAGTTCCTAAATGAGGAATTGATACCCGCTACCCCAGAACATGGTAAAAAGCAAATTCCCCTGGATGCGGGAATTGGCATCAAACCCATCAGCAAAACCGGTTCTCAGCGTCTTGTCCGTCGTGCCATCAAACACGCTTTGTTATTGCCCAAAAACAAGCAACAAGTGACCTTGGTGCATAAAGGCAATATTATGAAATACACCGAAGGCGCTTTTCGTGATTGGGGTTATGAATTAGCCACCAGCGAATTCCGGAACGAAACGGTGACAGAACGGGAATCTTGGATTTTAGGTAACAAGGAGAAAAACGCCAATCTCTCCTTAGAAGAAAATGCCAGAATGATTGATCCTGGCTTTGATTCCCTGACTCCAGAGAAGAAAGCGCAAATTGTCAAGGAAGTGGAAACAACTCTTAACACCATTTGGGAAAGCCACGGAAACGGCAAATGGAAAGAGAAAATCATGGTCAATGACCGGATTGCTGATAGTATTTTCCAACAAATCCAAACCCGTCCAGATGAGTATTCTATTCTGGCGACAATGAACCTCAATGGTGATTATTTGTCCGATGCTGCTGCGGCTATCGTTGGCGGTTTAGGCATGGGGCCAGGGGCGAATATTGGCGACTCCTGCGCCATTTTTGAAGCTACCCACGGTACTGCACCCAAACACGCGGGGTTAGACAGAATTAATCCCGGTTCTGTAATACTTTCCGGTGTGATGATGCTGGAATTTATGGGTTGGCAAGAAGCCGCAGATTTGGTTAAAAAAGGATTGGGGGATGCGATCGCAAATTCTCAAGTCACCTACGACCTAGCGCGGTTAATGGAACCACCTGTAGAACCATTAAAGTGTTCTGAATTTGCCGACGCAATCATCAAACATTTCGGTTAA
- a CDS encoding GUN4 domain-containing protein, with protein MTDPMILSGTANNIDSLRQNLIAGSQKVQQQIIPQLANLGNEGLEVLQEFLLKRRDTPATWIDGNAYQVVYNSDAPTAKEFLETNFPEGIVPLKSDCGISYNSLQQLLTRQEFQAADLLTIQKMCEVAGPTTVQRKWLYFTDVDNFPIQDLRTINHLWLVHSEGKFGFSVQREIWLGLGKNWINLWTKIGWKSGNNWTRYPHEFTWDLSAPRGHLPLSNQLRGVRVMSSLLNHPAWNT; from the coding sequence ATGACAGACCCAATGATTTTATCAGGCACTGCTAATAACATCGACTCCCTGCGCCAAAATTTAATCGCTGGGTCCCAAAAAGTCCAACAACAAATCATCCCACAGTTAGCTAACTTGGGTAATGAGGGATTGGAAGTGTTGCAGGAATTTTTACTGAAACGTCGTGACACCCCAGCAACTTGGATTGATGGTAACGCCTACCAAGTAGTCTACAACTCTGATGCACCCACAGCCAAAGAATTTCTAGAAACTAACTTTCCTGAAGGAATTGTACCTCTAAAATCAGACTGTGGGATCAGTTACAATTCTTTGCAACAGCTACTAACTCGTCAAGAGTTCCAAGCTGCTGACCTTCTGACTATCCAAAAAATGTGTGAAGTGGCAGGCCCCACAACTGTACAGAGAAAATGGTTGTATTTCACTGATGTAGATAATTTCCCTATTCAGGACTTACGAACTATTAATCATTTGTGGTTAGTCCACTCGGAAGGAAAGTTTGGTTTTTCTGTACAGCGAGAAATTTGGCTGGGGTTGGGTAAAAACTGGATCAACCTATGGACAAAAATCGGCTGGAAAAGCGGTAATAACTGGACACGCTACCCCCATGAGTTCACATGGGATTTAAGCGCCCCTAGAGGTCATCTACCCCTCTCTAATCAACTGCGGGGTGTGCGGGTGATGTCTTCGCTTCTCAATCATCCTGCTTGGAATACCTAG
- a CDS encoding sensor histidine kinase produces MDFSQVLADKNDIILDKWVIAVRQDKQIESADNLSFSAIKNHIPYILKAIVTVLSTYESNDFKSIVTASWEHGVIRATQGFNSEEIAREYHHLRTVICDVIQEDLLQGNPRDIIRAFRLINTVLDEAIARCFNSYVDERLRELDHLYKTLRLHNQELTRLVNANRENLSLLTHDLKQPLASIIGYSDLFLRQYQKTDEKEASHNIEHIERVLRNGRQLLRLINDLLEVSRYESGKIKLELTSTDVCQIITNVCEMLEPLAAEKKLDLIVNCEQQNQEIITDAFQLQQIIINLVSNAIRYTESGTINITFHISDHQKWEFIVEDTGIGITPENQKQIFEPYFRCASKKSHLPDSSGLGLTIVSHLVKLLQGEIKLVSQVGVGSSFTVILPLQIEMQES; encoded by the coding sequence ATGGATTTTAGTCAAGTGCTGGCTGATAAAAATGATATTATTCTAGATAAATGGGTGATAGCTGTTCGCCAAGATAAACAGATAGAAAGTGCTGACAATCTGTCCTTCAGTGCGATTAAAAATCACATTCCATATATATTGAAAGCAATAGTAACAGTTCTCTCAACATATGAGAGTAATGATTTTAAGTCAATCGTTACTGCTAGTTGGGAACATGGAGTAATTAGAGCCACACAAGGCTTTAATTCAGAAGAAATTGCTAGGGAATATCATCATTTAAGAACAGTAATATGTGATGTAATACAAGAAGACTTGTTGCAGGGAAATCCTAGAGATATCATTCGGGCTTTTCGGTTAATTAACACTGTACTTGATGAAGCCATTGCTCGCTGTTTTAATAGTTATGTTGATGAACGATTAAGAGAATTAGACCATCTTTATAAGACTTTAAGGTTGCACAATCAGGAACTAACTCGATTAGTTAATGCTAATCGAGAAAATCTCTCTTTACTAACTCATGATTTAAAACAGCCTCTAGCTTCGATTATTGGTTACTCTGATTTATTTTTACGTCAATATCAAAAAACTGATGAAAAAGAAGCTTCTCACAATATTGAACATATTGAACGAGTATTACGTAATGGCAGACAATTGCTGCGTTTAATTAATGATTTACTAGAAGTATCTCGATATGAATCTGGCAAAATCAAACTTGAACTGACATCAACGGATGTCTGCCAAATCATTACTAATGTATGTGAAATGCTTGAGCCTTTAGCTGCCGAGAAAAAATTAGACCTCATAGTTAATTGTGAACAACAAAACCAAGAAATCATCACAGACGCATTTCAATTACAACAAATTATCATAAATCTTGTTAGTAATGCAATTCGTTATACAGAGTCGGGAACTATTAATATTACTTTTCATATATCAGATCATCAAAAATGGGAATTTATTGTTGAAGATACAGGTATTGGCATTACACCAGAAAACCAAAAGCAGATTTTTGAACCCTATTTCCGTTGCGCTAGTAAAAAGTCTCACCTACCTGATAGTAGTGGTTTAGGTCTAACAATAGTTTCGCACTTAGTAAAACTATTACAAGGTGAAATTAAGCTAGTTTCTCAAGTAGGAGTAGGTTCTAGTTTTACTGTAATTTTGCCTTTGCAAATAGAAATGCAAGAAAGTTGA
- a CDS encoding ABC transporter ATP-binding protein, translated as MAKVVLENIKRKFNNITAIENISFEIPDGEFWVFVGPSGCGKSTILRTIAGLETATSGNLFIGDRLVNDIPARARDVAMVFQNYALYPHMTVAQNISFGMEMRKVDPKTIQERVTTVARSLSLEHLLNRKPQQLSGGQQQRVALGRAIARQPQLFLLDEPLSNLDAQLRDDTRAELKQLHQQLGITTIYVTHDQVEAMTLADKIVVLNRGKIQQIGDPQSIYALPANEMVASFLGNPPMNILPAIYKGDHFDISGQLLAIPQDIKSGLNLHPEQICNLGIRPEHIYINKPQRHSEHSEEDLESLVAEVKVVEPLGRETLIRASLLGSSGFINVQLGGGVRLHPGEHLNLQLDLNQLFVFDTSTGKRIFPMV; from the coding sequence ATGGCAAAAGTCGTCCTAGAAAATATTAAGCGTAAATTTAACAACATCACTGCTATCGAGAATATTAGCTTTGAAATTCCTGATGGCGAGTTTTGGGTGTTTGTTGGCCCTTCTGGATGTGGTAAATCTACGATTTTGCGAACTATTGCTGGATTAGAAACTGCTACATCTGGTAATCTGTTTATAGGCGATCGTTTGGTTAATGATATCCCAGCTAGAGCGCGTGATGTGGCAATGGTATTCCAAAACTATGCCCTGTATCCTCACATGACAGTAGCGCAGAATATCTCCTTTGGGATGGAGATGCGGAAAGTTGATCCGAAGACGATTCAAGAACGAGTAACTACGGTAGCGCGATCGCTTTCTCTAGAACATCTGTTAAATCGTAAACCCCAGCAGCTATCGGGGGGACAGCAACAACGGGTAGCATTAGGGAGAGCGATCGCACGTCAACCACAACTATTTTTACTCGATGAACCTTTATCTAATTTAGATGCTCAATTACGAGATGATACCAGAGCCGAATTAAAACAGCTACATCAACAATTAGGAATTACGACAATTTATGTCACCCATGATCAAGTTGAAGCGATGACTTTAGCTGATAAAATCGTGGTTTTAAATCGTGGTAAAATTCAACAAATTGGTGATCCTCAAAGTATCTATGCCCTTCCTGCCAATGAGATGGTAGCAAGTTTTTTGGGTAATCCACCAATGAATATTTTACCAGCTATTTATAAAGGTGATCATTTTGATATTAGTGGGCAATTATTAGCCATTCCTCAAGATATCAAATCAGGTTTAAATTTGCACCCAGAACAAATTTGTAATTTGGGTATCCGTCCTGAACATATTTATATTAACAAACCGCAGAGACACAGTGAACACAGTGAGGAAGATTTGGAAAGTTTAGTTGCAGAGGTTAAGGTGGTGGAACCTTTGGGAAGGGAAACTTTAATTCGTGCAAGTTTACTCGGTTCTTCTGGGTTTATAAATGTGCAGTTGGGTGGAGGTGTGCGTTTACATCCAGGTGAACATCTGAATTTACAATTAGATTTAAATCAGTTATTTGTGTTTGACACAAGCACTGGAAAGAGGATTTTTCCGATGGTCTGA
- a CDS encoding DUF928 domain-containing protein, giving the protein MNLQKYINSLTLGKIAVGISPALITLSTFSLPSSAQLSPSLQLPTTPNSKLLAQLQFPSAPDRGKPQRTGAGGRRGNSCIISQNDQPSLTALMPTWDNNGQTVSNNPELYVYVPQINTKSGEFVLIDEEGNEVYQTNFIPPDQPGIVKLTIPSNADLKVGKKYQWFFTIVCNSEDRSQDEYVSGSLERTTLGSLLNNYLQQVAPLKQAEIYAKNRIWHDTISNAADLRTENPDVWLQLLKSVGLEELEKEPFVDFGTPKP; this is encoded by the coding sequence ATGAATTTACAAAAGTATATTAATTCTTTGACTTTAGGAAAAATTGCTGTCGGAATTTCTCCAGCGCTGATAACTTTATCTACCTTTTCTTTACCCTCATCAGCACAACTTTCTCCAAGCCTTCAATTACCAACAACACCTAACAGCAAATTATTAGCACAGTTGCAATTTCCATCCGCACCCGACCGGGGTAAACCTCAAAGAACAGGTGCAGGAGGAAGACGAGGAAATTCTTGTATTATTAGCCAAAATGACCAACCATCTTTAACTGCTTTAATGCCTACATGGGATAATAATGGGCAAACAGTTTCTAATAATCCAGAATTGTATGTGTATGTTCCCCAAATTAATACAAAATCTGGAGAATTTGTATTAATAGACGAGGAGGGAAATGAAGTTTACCAAACTAATTTTATCCCACCTGATCAACCAGGAATAGTCAAATTAACTATCCCATCCAATGCTGACCTAAAAGTAGGCAAAAAATATCAATGGTTTTTTACAATTGTTTGTAATTCTGAAGATAGAAGTCAGGATGAATATGTATCAGGTTCACTAGAACGGACTACCCTAGGTTCGTTATTAAATAATTACCTTCAGCAAGTAGCACCTCTCAAACAAGCAGAGATTTATGCCAAGAATAGAATTTGGCATGATACTATTAGTAACGCTGCTGACTTGCGTACTGAAAATCCAGATGTATGGTTACAACTGTTAAAATCAGTTGGTTTAGAGGAGTTAGAAAAAGAGCCTTTTGTTGATTTCGGTACACCGAAACCCTAA
- the truB gene encoding tRNA pseudouridine(55) synthase TruB, translating into MSLEIAIITYELRITNYSVQGFLNLNKPLDWTSHDCVARVRRLLRLKRVGHAGTLDPKATGVLPIALGKATRLLQYLPGEKAYQATIRLGIRTTTDDLEGEVITSQPCPGLNLATIKTALGQFIGTIEQIPPSYSAIQVDGKRLYDLARKGEIVQAPVRTIEVFDIEVMAWHDGDFPELEIAIACGAGTYIRAIARDLGIVLNTGGTLAALTRTQSSSFHLKNSLTLTDLETQIQAGTFQPILPDAALQKLPSVNLPGTFAKKWCQGQQVPVNLDILGIVRVYEQETRFLGIAQLEDNMLIPQMVFEPIS; encoded by the coding sequence ATGAGCTTGGAAATTGCTATAATTACTTACGAATTACGAATTACAAATTATTCTGTGCAAGGATTTCTCAACCTCAACAAACCATTAGACTGGACTTCTCACGACTGTGTAGCGCGAGTTAGAAGACTTTTACGTCTGAAACGAGTGGGACACGCAGGAACATTAGATCCTAAAGCTACGGGAGTATTGCCTATCGCTCTAGGTAAAGCTACTAGATTATTACAATATTTACCTGGTGAAAAAGCTTATCAAGCTACGATCCGCCTTGGTATACGTACAACTACTGATGATTTGGAAGGGGAAGTTATTACTTCTCAACCTTGTCCTGGGTTAAATTTGGCAACAATAAAAACAGCACTTGGGCAATTTATCGGCACAATTGAGCAAATTCCCCCCAGTTACAGCGCCATTCAAGTGGATGGAAAACGTCTGTATGATTTGGCACGTAAAGGGGAAATTGTGCAAGCACCAGTGAGGACTATAGAAGTGTTTGATATAGAAGTTATGGCCTGGCATGATGGTGATTTTCCAGAGTTGGAAATAGCGATCGCTTGTGGTGCAGGAACATATATTAGAGCGATCGCTCGTGATTTAGGTATAGTCTTAAACACAGGTGGAACTCTGGCCGCTTTAACACGAACACAAAGCAGCAGTTTTCACTTAAAAAATAGTCTCACCCTCACCGACCTAGAAACCCAAATCCAAGCAGGGACATTTCAACCCATTCTCCCAGATGCAGCCTTACAAAAGTTACCATCTGTAAATTTACCAGGAACATTTGCCAAAAAATGGTGTCAAGGTCAACAAGTTCCTGTAAATCTGGATATTTTGGGAATAGTGCGAGTCTATGAACAAGAAACCCGCTTTTTAGGTATTGCCCAATTAGAAGACAATATGTTGATTCCCCAAATGGTTTTTGAACCGATTTCTTGA